One window from the genome of Vanessa tameamea isolate UH-Manoa-2023 chromosome 13, ilVanTame1 primary haplotype, whole genome shotgun sequence encodes:
- the LOC113396500 gene encoding membrane-bound alkaline phosphatase-like isoform X1, with the protein MAQGQVLIVLLVLAISHIGADDAVSTPKPKKVLDTVMNPSYIPADEKHGSYWRKTASEVLKSKIKETINTNKAKNGIMFIGDGMSLATVMAARTFAGQLERELGEDNVLDFEKFPVTGLARTYCIDAQVPDSACTATSYLTGVKTKYGVIGLDGNVTRGSCYSQLHKGNWSPSIGQWALANGLDVGLVTTTRVTHASPAGMYAHTSERNWESDADVPAECLSLGCKDIAYQLITSNPGRQFKVIMGGGRREFTPNVTNPLTNSTGKRLDGIDLIDLWHEDKVDLNATHQYVTDRSELMKVFNSDDLPEYLLGLFQNDHMDYHLKANNQPTLEEMVEVAIKMLSRNDKGYFLFVEGGRIDHAHHDSYAHLALDETVEYAKAVKKAKELTNEAETLIVVSSDHAHTMTVAGYPSRGNDILGVVDTAKGADGVPYTTLSYANGKATSFNEAGRIDVTLHSEFSNRELEYSYPSLVPLDSETHGGEDVAVFASGPWQHLFTSSYEQSVIPHMMAYAMCLGDNPHENCMSKHQRAFWTSNGFNMRPNKYYLLSLYVVILLVSKIYM; encoded by the exons ATGGCGCAGGGACAGGTGTTAATAGTTTTACTCGTACTAGCGATAAGTCATATTGGCGCAG atGATGCCGTATCCACTCCAAAACCAAAAAAAGTCCTAGACACAGTCATGAACCCGTCCTACATACCCGCAGACGAGAAGCACGGCTCCTATTGGAGGAAAACAGCGTCAGAAGTATTGAAGTCTAAGATCAAAGAAACCATCAACACCAATAAAGCCAAGAATGGTATAATGTTCATCGGTGATGGGATGTCCTTGGCTACTGTCATGGCGGCCAGGACGTTCGCTGGGCAGCTGGAGAGAGAACTCGGAGAAGACAACGTTTTAGATTTTGAAAAGTTCCCAGTCACTGGGTTAGCGAGa ACTTACTGCATAGACGCTCAAGTACCAGATTCAGCCTGTACCGCTACATCCTACCTCACAGGAGTTAAGACCAAGTATGGAGTCATTGGTCTGGATGGCAACGTTACTAGAGGTTCCTGCTACTCGCAACTACATAAAGGCAACTGGTCACCTTCTATTGGACAGTGGGCGTTGGCGAATGGATTAGATGTTG GTCTCGTTACCACCACTCGTGTGACCCACGCCTCACCGGCTGGGATGTACGCCCACACATCCGAGAGAAACTGGGAGTCAGACGCAGATGTTCCTGCGGAGTGCCTGAGCTTAGGGTGCAAGGACATAGCCTATCAGCTGATCACGAGCAACCCTGGCAGACAGTTTAAG gtGATAATGGGAGGTGGGCGTCGCGAGTTCACGCCAAACGTTACAAACCCTTTAACCAACAGTACTGGCAAACGTCTAGATGGCATTGACCTGATTGACCTCTGGCATGAGGATAAAGTTGACTTAAATGCCACCCACCAGTACGTTACAGACAGAAGTGAGCTGATGAAG GTCTTCAATTCAGATGACTTGCCCGAATATCTTCTTGGCCTGTTCCAAAACGACCACATGGACTATCATTTGAAGGCCAATAATCAGCCAACCCTAGAAGAAATGGTAGAAGTAGCTATAAAGATGCTGAGCAGAAACGATAAGGGATACTTTTTGTTTGTGGAAG gtGGCAGAATAGATCACGCCCATCATGACAGCTACGCTCATTTAGCACTGGATGAAACTGTTGAATATGCTAAAGCTGTTAAGAAAGCTAAAGAACTAACAAATGAAGCAGAAACTCTTATTGTCGTATCTTCAGATCACGCACACACAATGACAGTAGCCGGTTACCCATCAAGGGGTAATGATATCCTAGGGGTTGTTGATACAGCTAAAGGTGCCGATGGTGTACCATATACCACTCTAAGTTATGCTAACGGAAAAGCCACGTCCTTTAATGAAGCAGGAAGGATTGATGTGACATTACATAGTGAATTTTCCAATC GTGAATTGGAATATTCATATCCAAGCTTAGTTCCTCTGGACTCAGAAACGCACGGAGGTGAGGACGTCGCCGTGTTTGCCAGTGGACCTTGGCAGCATTTATTCACATCTAGCTACGAACAATCCGTCATACCACACATGATGGCATATGCAATGTGCTTGGGTGACAATCCCCATGAGAATTGTATGTCAAAACATCAAAGAGCATTCTGGACCAGTAACGGATTTAATATGAGAccaaataagtattatttactaaGTTTATATGTTGTGATATTAttagttagtaaaatatatatgtag
- the LOC113396500 gene encoding membrane-bound alkaline phosphatase-like isoform X2, whose amino-acid sequence MFTILCVLTTVGAVQGIYFDDAVSTPKPKKVLDTVMNPSYIPADEKHGSYWRKTASEVLKSKIKETINTNKAKNGIMFIGDGMSLATVMAARTFAGQLERELGEDNVLDFEKFPVTGLARTYCIDAQVPDSACTATSYLTGVKTKYGVIGLDGNVTRGSCYSQLHKGNWSPSIGQWALANGLDVGLVTTTRVTHASPAGMYAHTSERNWESDADVPAECLSLGCKDIAYQLITSNPGRQFKVIMGGGRREFTPNVTNPLTNSTGKRLDGIDLIDLWHEDKVDLNATHQYVTDRSELMKVFNSDDLPEYLLGLFQNDHMDYHLKANNQPTLEEMVEVAIKMLSRNDKGYFLFVEGGRIDHAHHDSYAHLALDETVEYAKAVKKAKELTNEAETLIVVSSDHAHTMTVAGYPSRGNDILGVVDTAKGADGVPYTTLSYANGKATSFNEAGRIDVTLHSEFSNRELEYSYPSLVPLDSETHGGEDVAVFASGPWQHLFTSSYEQSVIPHMMAYAMCLGDNPHENCMSKHQRAFWTSNGFNMRPNKYYLLSLYVVILLVSKIYM is encoded by the exons atGATGCCGTATCCACTCCAAAACCAAAAAAAGTCCTAGACACAGTCATGAACCCGTCCTACATACCCGCAGACGAGAAGCACGGCTCCTATTGGAGGAAAACAGCGTCAGAAGTATTGAAGTCTAAGATCAAAGAAACCATCAACACCAATAAAGCCAAGAATGGTATAATGTTCATCGGTGATGGGATGTCCTTGGCTACTGTCATGGCGGCCAGGACGTTCGCTGGGCAGCTGGAGAGAGAACTCGGAGAAGACAACGTTTTAGATTTTGAAAAGTTCCCAGTCACTGGGTTAGCGAGa ACTTACTGCATAGACGCTCAAGTACCAGATTCAGCCTGTACCGCTACATCCTACCTCACAGGAGTTAAGACCAAGTATGGAGTCATTGGTCTGGATGGCAACGTTACTAGAGGTTCCTGCTACTCGCAACTACATAAAGGCAACTGGTCACCTTCTATTGGACAGTGGGCGTTGGCGAATGGATTAGATGTTG GTCTCGTTACCACCACTCGTGTGACCCACGCCTCACCGGCTGGGATGTACGCCCACACATCCGAGAGAAACTGGGAGTCAGACGCAGATGTTCCTGCGGAGTGCCTGAGCTTAGGGTGCAAGGACATAGCCTATCAGCTGATCACGAGCAACCCTGGCAGACAGTTTAAG gtGATAATGGGAGGTGGGCGTCGCGAGTTCACGCCAAACGTTACAAACCCTTTAACCAACAGTACTGGCAAACGTCTAGATGGCATTGACCTGATTGACCTCTGGCATGAGGATAAAGTTGACTTAAATGCCACCCACCAGTACGTTACAGACAGAAGTGAGCTGATGAAG GTCTTCAATTCAGATGACTTGCCCGAATATCTTCTTGGCCTGTTCCAAAACGACCACATGGACTATCATTTGAAGGCCAATAATCAGCCAACCCTAGAAGAAATGGTAGAAGTAGCTATAAAGATGCTGAGCAGAAACGATAAGGGATACTTTTTGTTTGTGGAAG gtGGCAGAATAGATCACGCCCATCATGACAGCTACGCTCATTTAGCACTGGATGAAACTGTTGAATATGCTAAAGCTGTTAAGAAAGCTAAAGAACTAACAAATGAAGCAGAAACTCTTATTGTCGTATCTTCAGATCACGCACACACAATGACAGTAGCCGGTTACCCATCAAGGGGTAATGATATCCTAGGGGTTGTTGATACAGCTAAAGGTGCCGATGGTGTACCATATACCACTCTAAGTTATGCTAACGGAAAAGCCACGTCCTTTAATGAAGCAGGAAGGATTGATGTGACATTACATAGTGAATTTTCCAATC GTGAATTGGAATATTCATATCCAAGCTTAGTTCCTCTGGACTCAGAAACGCACGGAGGTGAGGACGTCGCCGTGTTTGCCAGTGGACCTTGGCAGCATTTATTCACATCTAGCTACGAACAATCCGTCATACCACACATGATGGCATATGCAATGTGCTTGGGTGACAATCCCCATGAGAATTGTATGTCAAAACATCAAAGAGCATTCTGGACCAGTAACGGATTTAATATGAGAccaaataagtattatttactaaGTTTATATGTTGTGATATTAttagttagtaaaatatatatgtag